The following are encoded in a window of Myxocyprinus asiaticus isolate MX2 ecotype Aquarium Trade chromosome 17, UBuf_Myxa_2, whole genome shotgun sequence genomic DNA:
- the LOC127455621 gene encoding dimethyladenosine transferase 2, mitochondrial-like, which yields MATCGGCRFFFLTLRTLCRPPNARPLTKHMTLSTSARAYSLDSFSSGSRKPTSQSGKAERISPSSGSVQRNLSLVAVPLKGQFRPLCRYDPLDLGDVDENTHKALACKSLRRFIVDPALARIVTDHLAGDIEDGKAVIFECNPGPGVLTRALLNHGAQRVVALESEAYFLPELQDLESKLDGQLDVVHCDFFKLDPIGHGSMKPPAMYSEKLFSNLGIPESHWTADVPVKVVGIFSQRNERSLLWKLIYCLFERLSIFHYGRVELIMFISKKEYTKLVTRPRDYKNYQAFSVLWQMACDIELLHEEPLSSFLTTKRNGTSTSKSTMSQIDNLCLVRITPREDLFSSHLTPLNGSTLVIMVKQCLAKRKSRLIEQINSWSPGSGPDLISKLGFFNDTLTGDVYPDEYKRLFELMEQSGNFTESWLYEETLETKNTGRG from the exons ATGGCAACGTGTGGAGGATGCCGGTTCTTTTTCCTGACTCTAAGGACTCTGTGTAGACCACCCAACGCTCGGCCTTTAACTAAGCACATGACTTTGTCCACCTCTGCAAGGGCTTACTCTCTGGACTCATTCTCCTCTGGGTCAAGGAAGCCAACATCTCAGTCCGGCAAAGCAGAGCGAATCTCTCCGTCCTCTGGTTCCGTTCAAAGGAACCTCTCTCTCGTTGCTGTGCCCCTGAAGGGTCAGTTCCGCCCGCTCTGCCGGTACGACCCTTTAGATCTGGGTGACGTGGATGAGAACACACATAAAGCGTTGGCCTGCAAAAGCCTGAGGCGGTTTATTGTGGACCCTGCCCTTGCGAGAATTGTGACCGACCACCTTGCAGGAGACATTGAAGATGGGAAAGCAGTTATATTTGAGTGCAACCCAG GTCCTGGAGTGTTGACACGTGCTCTGCTGAATCATGGTGCTCAGAGAGTGGTTGCACTGGAGAGTGAAGCATACTTCCTTCCGGAGCTGCAG GACCTAGAGAGCAAGCTAGATGGGCAGTTGGATGTGGTTCATTGTGACTTCTTCAAACTAGATCCCATCGGCCATGGAAGCATGAAACCACCTGCCATGTACTCCGAGAAGCTCTTCTCTAATCTTGGCATCCCTGAGTCACATTGGACAGCAG ATGTCCCAGTGAAGGTGGTGGGAATCTTCTCTCAGAGGAACGAGAGGAGCCTGCTATGGAAGCTCATCTATTGCCTGTTTGAACGCCTTTCTATTTTTCACTATGGACGTGTGGAGCTGATCATGTTCATCAGCAAAAAAGAATACACT AAACTGGTGACCCGTCCAAGAGATTATAAGAACTACCAAGCTTTTAGTGTTCTCTGGCAGATGGCCTGTGATATTGAGTTACTGCACGAG GAGCCATTGTCATCCTTTTTGACAACCAAGAGGAATGGAACATCCACCTCAAAGAGCACA ATGTCCCAGATTGATAACCTCTGCTTGGTGCGGATAACCCCACGTGAGGACTTGTTTTCCTCCCATCTCACTCCCTTAAATGGCAGCACTCTGGTCATAATGGTGAAACAATGCCTTGCTAAAAGGAAAAGCAGGCTGATTGAACAAATTAA TTCATGGAGTCCTGGCAGTGGGCCAGACCTAATTTCAAAGCTTGGCTTCTTTAATGACACCCTGACAGGCGACGTTTACCCAGATGAGTACAAGCGCCTGTTTGAGTTAATGGAGCAGTCAGGAAACTTCACTGAAAGCTGGCTTTACGAAGAGACCTTGGAAACCAAGAACACTGGCCGCGGGTAA